The Sphingobacteriaceae bacterium genome includes a window with the following:
- a CDS encoding response regulator transcription factor: MTAPGDKINIIIVDDHPLVHQGIAAITGLHDDLHLLGSATTVGEGLELLAQQPHVALVDLRLARESGLTLVEKGRAVAPHCRFIIMTSALDEGLVRRAMAQEVAGYLLKDAMPEEMVRAIRLVAQGRPYMDPEVMQAMWGAVDSREDPSASLTERQRDVLTALGRGLGTSEIARELNVTESTVKKHISEILAKLGLADRTQAALYAVAQGLVAVDDLVFNAFPSKDARA; the protein is encoded by the coding sequence GTGACGGCCCCGGGCGACAAGATCAACATCATCATCGTGGATGACCATCCCCTGGTCCACCAAGGCATCGCCGCCATTACGGGGCTCCACGACGATTTGCACCTGCTGGGCAGCGCCACCACCGTGGGCGAAGGTTTGGAGCTCCTGGCCCAGCAGCCCCATGTGGCGTTGGTGGACCTGCGCTTGGCCCGGGAGTCGGGGTTGACGCTGGTGGAAAAAGGGCGCGCCGTGGCGCCCCATTGCCGTTTCATCATCATGACCTCGGCCCTGGATGAAGGCTTGGTGCGGCGGGCCATGGCCCAAGAGGTGGCCGGCTATTTGCTGAAAGACGCCATGCCGGAAGAAATGGTCCGGGCCATCCGCCTGGTGGCCCAAGGCCGCCCCTACATGGATCCGGAAGTGATGCAGGCCATGTGGGGGGCCGTGGACTCCCGGGAGGATCCGTCGGCATCCTTGACGGAACGCCAGCGGGACGTGCTGACGGCTTTGGGCCGGGGTTTGGGCACGTCGGAAATAGCCCGGGAGCTGAATGTCACCGAGTCGACGGTGAAGAAGCACATCAGCGAGATTTTGGCCAAATTGGGCTTGGCCGACCGTACCCAGGCGGCTTTGTATGCCGTTGCCCAAGGGTTGGTCGCCGTAGACGATTTGGTGTTCAATGCTTTTCCGAGCAAGGACGCCCGGGCCTGA